One Streptomyces sp. CNQ-509 DNA window includes the following coding sequences:
- a CDS encoding NAD-dependent succinate-semialdehyde dehydrogenase, giving the protein MANTKDTKTDVIAEVPRQLFIAGQWVPAADGWTFAVENPATGTQLCEVADGRAADSARAVEAAVAVQECWARTAPRVRSDILRRAYELILERTDELAMLMTLEMGKPLAEARGEVAYAAEFFRWFSEEAVRIDGGMTTTPDGRHRIMVMRQPVGPCMLITPWNFPLAMGTRKIGPAVAAGCTMILKPAPQTPLSSLALARILQEAGLPDGVLNVVTTTRAAEVVEPALRGGSIRKLSFTGSTAVGRLLIAQCAETVIRTSMELGGNAPFIVFADADLDVAVEGAMMAKMRNMGEACTAANRLFVHRSVADEFAERLASRMAALTVGPGTRDGVQVGPLIDAASKQKAKSLVEDAVAKGAKVVAAGVAPQDAGHFYPPTVLAQVSPDSDMLTTEIFGPVAPVIAFDDEDEAVRLANDTDWGLVGYLFTQDLDRALDVGERLEVGMVGLNTGLVSNPAAPFGGVKQSGLGREGGRVGIEEFLEYKYIAAPVRDRSAS; this is encoded by the coding sequence ATGGCCAACACCAAGGACACCAAGACGGACGTCATCGCGGAGGTGCCCAGGCAGCTGTTCATCGCGGGCCAGTGGGTCCCGGCAGCAGACGGCTGGACCTTCGCCGTGGAGAACCCCGCCACCGGGACACAGCTATGTGAGGTCGCCGACGGCCGTGCGGCCGACAGCGCCCGCGCGGTCGAGGCCGCGGTCGCCGTCCAGGAGTGCTGGGCGCGGACCGCGCCGCGGGTGCGCAGCGACATCCTGCGCCGTGCCTACGAGCTGATCCTGGAGCGCACCGACGAGCTGGCGATGCTGATGACCCTGGAGATGGGCAAGCCGCTCGCCGAGGCGCGCGGTGAGGTGGCGTACGCCGCCGAGTTCTTCCGCTGGTTCTCCGAGGAAGCCGTCCGCATCGACGGAGGCATGACGACTACGCCTGACGGCCGCCACCGCATCATGGTCATGCGGCAGCCTGTCGGCCCCTGCATGCTGATCACCCCGTGGAACTTTCCCCTGGCGATGGGCACCCGCAAGATCGGCCCCGCGGTGGCCGCCGGCTGCACGATGATCCTCAAGCCCGCTCCCCAGACCCCCCTGTCCAGTCTCGCGCTGGCCCGCATCCTCCAGGAGGCCGGGCTGCCCGACGGCGTCCTCAACGTCGTCACCACCACCCGGGCCGCGGAGGTCGTCGAACCGGCACTGCGCGGCGGCAGCATCCGCAAGCTGTCCTTTACCGGCTCCACCGCCGTTGGCCGGCTGCTGATCGCCCAGTGCGCGGAGACGGTCATCCGGACGTCCATGGAGCTGGGCGGCAACGCCCCCTTCATCGTCTTCGCGGACGCCGACCTCGATGTCGCTGTCGAAGGCGCGATGATGGCGAAGATGCGCAACATGGGCGAGGCGTGCACGGCGGCCAACCGGCTGTTCGTCCACCGCTCCGTCGCCGACGAGTTCGCCGAGCGCCTCGCCTCGCGCATGGCCGCCCTCACCGTCGGTCCTGGCACCCGCGACGGTGTCCAGGTCGGTCCCCTCATCGACGCCGCCAGTAAGCAGAAGGCGAAGTCCCTTGTCGAGGACGCGGTGGCCAAGGGCGCCAAGGTCGTCGCCGCCGGCGTCGCCCCGCAGGACGCCGGTCACTTCTACCCGCCGACCGTCCTGGCCCAGGTCAGCCCGGACAGCGACATGCTGACCACGGAGATCTTCGGCCCCGTCGCCCCGGTCATCGCCTTCGACGACGAGGACGAGGCCGTACGCCTGGCCAACGACACCGACTGGGGACTCGTCGGCTACCTCTTCACCCAGGACCTCGACCGCGCCCTGGACGTCGGCGAACGCCTGGAGGTCGGCATGGTCGGCCTCAACACCGGCCTAGTCTCCAACCCAGCCGCCCCCTTCGGCGGGGTCAAGCAGTCCGGCCTGGGCCGGGAAGGCGGACGGGTCGGCATCGAGGAGTTCCTGGAGTACAAGTACATCGCTGCACCCGTGCGAGACCGCTCGGCGTCATGA